The Novosphingobium terrae genome has a window encoding:
- a CDS encoding LysR family transcriptional regulator, with amino-acid sequence MKRTHLPLNALRVFDAAARHLSFTRAADELAVTPAAVGQQIRALEDLLGVVLFRRTAKGLELTDEAQAGLEPLRAGFLQFEDAVQAMQAGQSAHVYTIAAPRDFFAAWLAPRLAAFRAANPEVRVMLVDGDSTDFTEANLDLAVRLAEGPGDLEGALLGEAKVVSVGQGEWIAWPGDPNPAGEPGVEPLLHVGDAGQALAAAAAGMGRARVPQILAQGWQDLGRIAAVGEVEPSRRAYWLVAPLPQWRQKKVKALVAHLTGN; translated from the coding sequence ATGAAGCGGACCCACTTGCCCCTTAATGCCCTGCGCGTGTTCGATGCGGCTGCGCGCCATCTTTCCTTCACCCGCGCGGCGGACGAGCTGGCGGTGACCCCGGCGGCGGTCGGCCAGCAGATTCGCGCGCTGGAGGATCTGCTGGGCGTGGTGCTGTTCCGCCGCACCGCCAAGGGTCTGGAGCTGACCGATGAGGCGCAGGCGGGCCTTGAGCCGCTGCGCGCCGGTTTCCTGCAGTTCGAGGATGCGGTGCAGGCGATGCAGGCGGGGCAATCGGCCCATGTCTACACGATTGCCGCGCCGCGCGATTTCTTCGCCGCATGGCTGGCGCCGCGTCTGGCCGCCTTCCGCGCCGCCAATCCCGAGGTGCGGGTGATGCTGGTCGACGGCGATTCGACCGATTTCACCGAGGCCAATCTCGATCTGGCGGTTCGCCTTGCTGAAGGCCCGGGCGACCTGGAAGGCGCTCTGCTGGGCGAGGCCAAGGTGGTCTCGGTCGGGCAGGGCGAGTGGATCGCATGGCCCGGCGACCCCAATCCTGCCGGTGAGCCGGGGGTGGAGCCCCTGCTGCATGTCGGCGATGCCGGTCAGGCTCTGGCAGCGGCGGCGGCGGGTATGGGCCGGGCGCGCGTGCCGCAGATTCTGGCGCAGGGCTGGCAGGATCTGGGCCGCATCGCCGCAGTCGGCGAGGTGGAGCCATCACGCCGCGCCTATTGGCTGGTGGCGCCCCTGCCGCAGTGGCGCCAGAAGAAGGTCAAGGCGCTGGTGGCGCATCTGACCGGCAACTGA